Proteins from a single region of Nitrospinota bacterium:
- the lnt gene encoding apolipoprotein N-acyltransferase yields MRKKEIIYSIISGLLLISTFPKFNLGFLSWVALVPLFTALRDKGPLQSLGLAWVTGLIYFSGILYWVVNTMVNYGDLSIFFSYLILLMLVIYLSFYIALFGFFLGYLNEEEEYKKWIIAPFLWTFLEYLRSHILTGFPWASLGYSQFQNLKIIQFSDITGIYGISFFIVLVNSLLFLFIVNLQKRSVLISNDRRYIPSNTKIVLVLILSFSLSIIYGYLKIDRYSKLEKMDVDRLKVSLIQGNIEQDRKWDSKYVRETIDIYKNLTLDASKNRPDLIVWPETAVPFYFQSEKQFSSEILSLAKDSQSPILFGSPAYKYIKNQIRLYNRAYLVSSDERVLGKYDKIHLVPFGEYVPLKSLFPFINKIVEGIIGDFYSGEDYSIMDVSGKRFGILICFEIIFPQYARKFVKKGAQFLVNITNDAWFGKSAAPYQHIAIAVFRAIENRVFIVRAANTGISGFIIPTGKIVKDTEIFVRTLVEGEVIPRDENLTFYSKYGDIFIYFCIIIILAFFSKTLILRYKKRKKLFINL; encoded by the coding sequence ATGAGAAAAAAAGAGATTATATATTCAATAATTTCAGGGTTACTTCTTATATCAACTTTCCCTAAATTTAATTTGGGATTCTTATCTTGGGTTGCCCTTGTTCCTCTTTTTACAGCACTAAGAGATAAAGGCCCTCTTCAATCTTTAGGATTAGCTTGGGTCACAGGTTTGATATATTTTTCAGGGATTCTATACTGGGTTGTTAATACAATGGTTAACTACGGGGACCTCTCTATTTTTTTCAGCTATCTCATCCTTTTGATGTTAGTAATTTATCTCAGTTTTTATATAGCTTTATTTGGGTTTTTTTTGGGTTATCTGAATGAAGAGGAGGAATATAAAAAATGGATTATAGCACCTTTTCTTTGGACATTCTTGGAATATCTTAGGTCTCACATCTTGACTGGGTTTCCGTGGGCAAGCCTTGGATATTCACAATTTCAAAATTTAAAAATTATTCAGTTTTCCGATATCACTGGAATATATGGAATATCCTTCTTTATTGTTTTAGTGAATTCTTTGTTATTTCTTTTTATAGTAAACCTCCAAAAAAGAAGTGTTCTTATATCGAATGATAGGAGGTACATTCCTTCTAATACAAAAATAGTTTTAGTTTTGATTTTAAGTTTTTCTCTTTCGATTATTTATGGTTACTTAAAAATAGATCGTTACTCTAAATTGGAGAAGATGGATGTAGATCGACTCAAGGTATCTCTCATTCAAGGAAATATTGAACAGGATAGAAAATGGGATTCTAAATATGTCAGAGAGACCATTGATATTTATAAAAATTTGACGTTAGATGCATCAAAAAATAGACCAGATCTCATTGTATGGCCTGAAACCGCTGTTCCTTTTTACTTTCAGTCTGAAAAGCAATTTTCTTCAGAAATCCTATCTTTAGCAAAGGATTCACAAAGTCCTATATTATTTGGTAGCCCTGCTTATAAATATATTAAGAATCAAATTAGATTATACAATAGAGCCTATCTTGTAAGTTCTGATGAAAGAGTGTTAGGTAAGTATGATAAGATTCATTTAGTTCCTTTTGGTGAGTATGTTCCCTTAAAAAGTCTCTTTCCTTTTATTAATAAAATAGTAGAGGGTATTATAGGTGATTTTTATAGTGGAGAAGATTACAGTATAATGGATGTGTCTGGAAAAAGATTTGGTATTTTGATATGTTTTGAAATCATCTTTCCTCAATATGCAAGGAAATTTGTGAAGAAGGGAGCCCAATTTTTAGTCAATATAACAAATGATGCATGGTTTGGAAAGAGTGCTGCTCCTTATCAACATATCGCAATAGCGGTCTTTAGAGCTATTGAAAACAGGGTATTCATAGTGAGGGCTGCTAATACTGGAATTTCAGGGTTTATCATTCCAACAGGTAAGATTGTAAAAGATACTGAGATATTTGTAAGGACATTGGTAGAGGGAGAGGTCATTCCTAGAGATGAAAATTTAACTTTTTATTCAAAGTATGGTGATATATTTATCTATTTCTGCATTATTATTATTTTAGCCTTTTTTTCAAAAACATTGATTTTAAGATATAAAAAGAGAAAAAAGTTGTTTATAAATCTATGA